One region of Vicinamibacterales bacterium genomic DNA includes:
- a CDS encoding YdeI/OmpD-associated family protein, translated as MEMVYRERWRAEIAEMRRVLAGLAMNEERKWGKPTYTVAGKNIVIMQGFKDYFGLGFFQGALLKDPRKVLVQLGQVHAARVMKFTSVKDIMAKAPTIKAYVREAIAVEEAGLRLEPKKTSDYPVPEELTERFGKNPRFKRAFDALTPGRQRGYLYHFAAAKQPATRLARIDKAMPAIFEGRGFLERR; from the coding sequence ATGGAGATGGTGTATCGCGAGCGCTGGAGGGCGGAGATCGCGGAGATGCGACGCGTGCTCGCCGGCCTGGCCATGAACGAGGAGCGCAAGTGGGGGAAACCCACCTACACGGTGGCGGGGAAGAACATCGTCATCATGCAGGGGTTCAAGGACTACTTCGGGCTCGGCTTCTTTCAGGGCGCGCTGCTGAAAGATCCCAGGAAAGTGCTGGTGCAGCTCGGTCAGGTGCACGCCGCGCGGGTGATGAAGTTCACCAGCGTCAAGGACATCATGGCGAAGGCGCCGACCATCAAGGCCTACGTGCGCGAGGCCATCGCCGTCGAGGAGGCGGGGCTGCGGCTGGAGCCGAAGAAGACCTCTGACTATCCGGTTCCCGAGGAGTTGACGGAGCGGTTCGGAAAGAACCCTCGTTTCAAGCGCGCTTTCGACGCGCTGACGCCGGGGCGGCAACGGGGATACCTCTACCACTTCGCAGCGGCCAAGCAGCCGGCGACGCGTCTGGCGCGCATCGACAAGGCGATGCCAGCGATCTTCGAAGGCAGAGGGTTCCTGGAGCGGCGCTAG
- a CDS encoding PEP-CTERM sorting domain-containing protein produces MTAFGGWNVNVGASDALAIVLTTGADGNYGWSTACCYSGGEMFLSRGSGFTPADVNTGSGFGDFMFRTYVDPIEGGATTPEPNSLLLLGTAAAAALLYCTRRPSFE; encoded by the coding sequence ATGACCGCCTTCGGCGGGTGGAACGTCAACGTGGGGGCGTCCGACGCACTGGCGATCGTGTTGACGACAGGCGCCGATGGCAACTACGGCTGGAGCACGGCGTGCTGCTACTCGGGCGGAGAGATGTTCCTGTCGCGCGGTTCGGGCTTCACGCCCGCGGATGTGAACACCGGCAGCGGGTTCGGGGACTTCATGTTCCGCACCTACGTCGATCCGATCGAAGGCGGCGCGACCACTCCCGAACCGAACAGTCTGCTGCTGCTCGGGACCGCTGCCGCGGCCGCGCTGCTCTACTGCACGCGGCGCCCGTCCTTTGAATAG